In Miscanthus floridulus cultivar M001 chromosome 8, ASM1932011v1, whole genome shotgun sequence, the sequence CACAACGTACTGATCCTAGCAGCTTATTCGTTTGCACAAGGACATCTCGTACTCGTACTACTACTAGCACAAATCAAGGTATAAAATAAattccaacaacatataagataATCTGAAATAATAATTCTTAGATAATCCAAATATTTCTTAGATAATCCGAATAATCCATGAAATCAAATAATCCGACAGACACGTCCAACCAAATAATCCAAGATACAAAGTACATAGTTTAAGAACATGAATACATTAATTCCAAGCTAATGCGATGGATGTAGCCAAACTATCACGAAATGTGTCCATGGTCACAAAGCTTGCTTCATTAGTAGACGTATTAGAGGCATGGCGAGACACAGCATACTTGTTGTACCTTTCCGGGATAGTTGGCACAAAGTTCGGATCTCGATCAAATCTAGCAAAGTCCACATCCCCACTAGCATGCTCACGTATGAAATTGTGGACGACCATGCATGCAGCTACAACCTTCTTTTGTGTTAGCATGGAAAAATGGGGCATCTTATAAAGAATTGGCCATTTCATCTTTAATAGTCCAAATGAACGTTCAATCACATTACGAACAGATGAATGAATCCGATTGAACTTTTCTGTTGGAGTATTTGGTTCCATACCTCGATGCCACTCTGGTAAATGATATCTTTCACCCTTGTATGGAGATAAGTAACCTAGACGATTAGGATAGCCCGCGTCCACAGCATAGTACTTGTCTGCGGATATGAAAATATAGCATAAGAATTCGAGTTATAATTGACCATGCAAAATgtaagttatttttttaccttcaGGAGGATGCGGGAAGGCCTGCTTATCCACTTCCATTGCATGGTATAGTACACTTGTGTCATGATAAGCCCCCGGTTGCCCCGCAGACACATATGTGAAACACATATCAAAATCACAAATGGCAAGCACATTTTGAGTAGGAACTCTTGACTTTCCAATGTATCTAACTTGTTCCTCAGGTGAAAGAGACACTAGAATATGAGTTCCATCTAGTGCTCCTATGCAATCCTTGAAATGTGGCCATGCTCTTTTGTCATTTCTAATTCTCTTGTGAACTGACCGAAAATTGGGATCAATTGGTCTTATGTAATCCTTAGCCATTGCAATCACACAATCAAGAACTTCATGAAATTTCTTACTAATGGTTTCACCAGAATGCTTGAACCTATTTTGCCCTTTTCTATTTGTCTCACAGCCACcacatataaataaaaatattgctAGTGATTCATAAGTATTTATGAACTTGGATGGTTGCAAACCATAACGAGTAGTCAACTTATCATGAAGATCCAGAAAGATGCGCTCATTCATCCGAAACATTCTGTGGCATTCTCCTGGAGTGTTTAGGGTCTCAGTCACCCATCCCATTCCACTCAGCTGTGATATTCTTGGTGGTGCCTTGTCCATATAAAGGCTCACATAAGCCTTAGCAAGATTTGCACCACCTTGAATGAGAGAAAAAAATTGAtcgtcatcatcactactatcaccaCTTTCACTTGAAGACATCTGTGAACCCTAGGTCAAATTATAGAAAAAATAAGGTCAACCATGTGACAAGCTGATGGACAAATAATTGTGAAACAAGGAAAAAAATGGAATAATACAATCTGAGTTCATTCATACGACAAGCCTTAAAACAAGCCTTAAAAATAATTGTCAAACATGGAATAATCTAAATTATTACAAGCCTTAAAACAAAGCAATGTAGCAAACGACACATCAAGGTAGCAAAGGATACATGAGACAAGCACTCCTACTTTGCAAGCCTGTCATTATATTTTCTAGTGAGCCAATTCTTCTTAATTTCATTAGTAGGTAAGGTCATGAACATCTCCCTTTGCTCCCTCTTGACAAACAATGAAGTGGCAATGTAGTGTTCATCGGATCCATACACAGCACCACATTCAATTACTGCCTTCATCACTTCTTCAATAGTGAATTTTCCTTCTTTCTTGGCAGCATATGCACTTGCTGAACTAGCCATACTAGTGCATGCTTCTTGAATGAGAATTGCATTGGCTGTCTTAGGCTTCTTGCCTGTAACATGGAAAGGCCTTGCCGGTCTCTTGCCACTACTAGGGGAAGGGGTAATCTCATCTAAATCCTCTTCTTGTGTCGCACCTAGTGCAGCAACTTCATCATCCACATGAACAACATCATCCACAGCCACTGTAGGAGTGTTACCACAAGGGTTCCAATGATCAGAACCAACATTCATAATGCCTTGGAAACAAATTGCTAACTCTTCTTCATTTTGAAGTGGCTGCTTCTTAAATTTCCCATAGCCTGGAATAGACTGAAAATATGCAAAATAGCAACACATATTAGAATAAATACTTATAGCTCTAGCTTTCTTCCACCATCAATTAATTTAAGAAGTAGGTGATATTCATAAAACAAGCACTTATAGCTTTAGCTTTGTTCCACCATTCATCATCCATATTAATAGTGCCATTATTCCAACCAATTCCTGTTTGCCCCATTGTTAGCTTTTTCCATGCCTTGAAATCTTCCTTCAGTTTGTCCCACTTGTTCTTGATTTGGTTCTTGGTCAATACAATACCCGTCCAATCTTTGAATCCTTTCTCAACCTCAGCATAGCCCACTGAATTCAAGAAAGTATTTGGCCGGTTTCCTTTCTCGACTTGCTCAGCCATCAAACCACAAAGGATCCGAAGGTTCTCTACGTTCCAAACAATTTCCGGCATCTATACCAACTCAACACAACAATTCAGAACATGACCTATAGAGGTACAAATACATCCCAACATTCTACTAGCACAGGACAATTCTACACATCATGTTCTCCAAaaccatgaactcattgttcttAAAAAAACACACACAACATAGAGATGGGGATGGGGATACCTTGCAAGGTTGGGGGAGCATCGGGGGTGCCTTCACGTCGCCCTTGTTCTCCTTCACCGGCCGCCGGTGGGTGGAGAGGcgcccttcttccccttctctagggttagggttgaggATGACCTTCTCCTTGACTTCTCCTTCACCGGCCGCTGGTGGGGGATGGAGGGAGGGGGTGGGGAAGAGAGGCGGAGGGAGGGGGTGGGGGAGAGAGgtggagagaggggggggggcggCGCCGCCCGACCTGCTCGTCCCCTGGAAGCGGACGGCGGCGACGGGAGTCGCGGACTCCCTCTGTCCGCGCGCGTGAAGGGCGTCGGGTCGGGGGATTGGGCGCTCGCATGAAGGGGAAGGGGTCGGGGCAGGGAGAATAGAAAAAATAACGATTCACTTGTGTAACCAGTGGCAATTGCGGGTAATTTCACCCCAACTCCATGTCTACCTCTGTTTTGGCCGGTTTCGAAGCAGGAGAAGAGGTGCTCCACAAATTTGTACTGGGGCTCCAAAAACTCCATGGAGTTGGGCTGCTCCAATATTTTTTGGAGTTGGGGTGTTTGGCTAGCTCCACCTGACTCTGGGGTGGAGTTCGGCtctggagccatgccaaacaggctctaaattatcaacatgcttgttcactaagtctagcatgggttggttatggcatagaaggcttggtcatattggaatgaaacaattgaatagattggttaagcatgacttggttagaggcttgaaagatgttgtgttttgTTGGCGTTTTGGtcccggggggtcctcaaccgactagtgaaagtgtactacgtgcccctaatcccggatgatgatgcaaagagacacaagatttatactggtttaggcaataggtgccctacgtctagtctaagagagtgatcttgtattccttgcaccgaggtgcttgtagtaggggtttacaagcagggcgagagagggagctagtcccaggtctctacgtagtggcgtgagttgcttgagatgttgatctcttgcagtgaggaagtgggtgtgttacagagcgttgcgcGTTGCTGGCGCGTGTGTGTCCGTGAGTGTCTGtcccctagaagcggccctggtcgctcccttttatagtcgaagggaggcacaggggtggtacatgtatttgctacgtggcgtttcgtgagcggaggcggtatgccgagccctgtagctcgtcactgtggcggcatggtcgatggagcggccttgtcttcggtgcactggagcgacgcgccggtcacgcctgatcctgtgcgacatgggagctcctgCGACTTGGCGTAGGGTATGGTGCGTACTACAGACGACGTGCCGgccgctgtatgttgacaacatagagagccgaggcccagtcggtgcagaggctgaaccattgtggggggctcggcgggtgtGAGTCCCGACGCTACAGGAgcccggaagcggatagccgaggctcggaggcaGTAGTTGGTGTTATACgttgattctgaggctacagggacccagacatgactctccatgccgcgctgtccttggagcaggggttaggcagcacagtgcagcacgggtgtcagtcaTGGGCACACTGCCGAGCAcaacggccggtaacccctgccccgtcctatccCGGACGGCGTGGCATCGATGTGACTCACGTCTCATCGGCCACTCCActgtatcgagccgtcgttcggctgatgtcgcgggagtggttgaacgcaTTGGTTGGACGTGATGTCctatcagagaagtcggtcaaggcagaGGCAACGGGGTTGTtgctgagccggcctcgagcgaggcggagaatcggtacctcgtccgaggccttatgggcagggcctcaggcgaggcggagaatcgataccttGTCCAAGGCCTTACattcggggcctcgggcgaggcggagaatcgatacctcgtccaaggccttacgagcggggcctcgagtgagtcggagaatcggtacctcgtccgaggccttacgggcggggcctcgagcgagtcagagaatcggtacctcgtccgaggccttacgtgcggggcctcgggcgaggcggagaatcggtacctcgtccgaggccttatgggcggggcctcgagcgagtcagagaatcagtacctcgtctgaggccttacgtgctgggcctcgggcgaggtggagaatcggtacctcgtccgaggccttacgggcggggcctcgagcgagtcggagaatcggtacctcatccgaggcctcatGGTTTCATTTTGGGTGAGTCAGGATACCGTCCGAGGTGGGCCGGATGATCCAGCCGgacctcggataaggtgggggtttgccagtggttgtctcttggcttcgatatttacaaggtctaagcgattttttcagtccttgcttaggggacccctttttatggtacccgacagtagcccccgagcctcggggagagtgtgagtgctctccctgaggttttaaTGAGATTTGGCTCGTGGCTGCTCctagcgggatggtgtttcgtactcgaggcttcggtgggtgtagcccccgaggccctggaggagtggatttattcctctaggggcttttctcatgttgagtgaggggttttatcgcgtttgccaAGCCCCTGAGCGCGAGTTTGGGTCACTGGGCCttagcttggttgcaggaagagcccctgagcctctgcttagagcaagagggcgatcaggagtttccctatcttttttgtgcggcccttgtgcatcctttttgttcggaaggaggggtggagtatgccaggctaccctcggtgggcgcgagcagtgacacctccggtgaactgttattgggtaagtccgagtggaggcccgtgcccatttgataggggtcggctagcggtctagagatgcactccagaagtaccagagggcttcttcaatgggtcccagggccgtttgattgcccccgggggctcggtgcctccctacggtgggatcccattcaaagacctccctaccggtctcggacacgacttagggcattctaagcaattgcttgcttgggccttggccatgtatgggctcgtcCATAGTCAttcctgactctgtttgtcctggggtggctgtcgagaccctcgggggcccagccttcgaatccctggaccgtaacgggctcggtgccttttatcgcgtttgccgagcccccgagtgtgagttcgggttgctgggccttggcttggttgcaggaagagcccccgagcctctgctcagagcaagagggcgatcaggagtttccctatcttttttgtgcggccctcacgcatccttttcgttcagaaggaggggtggagtatgccaggctaccctcggtgggcgtgagtagtgacacctccggtgagctgttatcaggtaagtccaagtggaggcccatgccccattcgataggggtcggctagcggtctagagacgcactccaaaagtaccagaggacttctctagtgggtcccaaggccgttcgattggccccgggggctcagtgcctccctacggtgggatcccattcagagacctccctgccggtctcggacacgacttagggcatcccaagcaaatcgcttgcttgggcctcggccatgtatgggctcgcccatagtcatccctgactctatttgtcctggggcgactgtcgagaccctcgggggcccagcctttgaacccctggaccgtaacgggctcggtgcctagttccttagtctaaaaggaatcgggtgggggatattcccctcccatcggctgacaacggcgggtgcaccttttgaggcggttcctcGGGGAGACGGAATGGCGCCTGCCGTCGCTGTGGTCGGACGCGATGTCTGTGGATGGGACATTACCGTGTGCGCACGGTTAATAAGGAAAAATGGACGCGTGGGTGGTTTGGTCGGATCcggattaactgcgctagatctgagggaaacttcccggTTTCATCGCCCGTCCGTTTCGCCCTCTTCCCTCCCCCATAAATATGTGATGAGTCGCACCCTGCCCCTCCTCACCTTGCCTGCGTTCGCCCTTTCTGCCCtggagcggttgctaagaatagaggaagagagcaccggggagaagaagggagaagggggaggaaaggagagggagagagagagagtgagcctTACCACCAGAGCCACATTCTCCACCACACTCATGGCTGCGCGGCACTGTTGTCCTCCAGGCGGtgctcgacctcgaggccgtcagcgaTGGTTACGTCGTGACTGAGGATGACGAGAAGgctgaggaggaggtcatgatgctggtggaggcggctgaggcccctggcatggcactggccaggttgttcgaagaggaggtggttcctcctacgccgaccgTCGACGCTGGTgaccctgagttttgacctaggccaaaggggccatgtaaatagattaggactttaCATCATTGTACTAtgacgcttgtggccatcgaggccttttaaagtacttgtgtgtatatgctttttaatcgtttttattgtatttccgagcctctgccctctgtctcgtctttgaacatatctcttgcaaaaaacttcctcggagacTAAGCTGCCctttgggcaaaaggtggtgagggagttgccgtagcccagaggcgtaggccgtctcgcggctcgcccggccttttggccctgagacaggatttcggtccttaggttttttacaatcgatttgtcagagtacgcgagagagttcggcatagaaattttttcgaaaaacgactaaaaacggTGTCTAGGACTtaggccccccccccccccgtctagcccccgagggaggctcggttctgtagaggcagagccgtgtcttgttcgagccccgtggtgggcacctctgtagaggtagagccgagtctcccttatagtgttaTCGTAACGCCAATCCCCCAtgggggttttctcgaaaaattagaacaactaaagaacacatctttattgtatttcgagaaacaatgtatagaatgcttgggaatttaagggtaaaagcgacgtagctattctatgttccaagcgtcgttgtcggggaagatggccccgacagcctcttcgcctaaggcgaagttggtggcgatgtcgaggagcgcggccacCGTGGTCGGtacgttccggcctaactctcggactaggtcttggcaggaggtgccagagaggaatgcctggacaatttccgagtcgtcgacactgggcaactcggtgcattgcttggagaagcgtcggatgaagtctcagagagactcgtccggcctctggcgacaactcttgaggtcccaggagttctcggggcgcacgtatgtgccctggaaattcccgacgaagacctttaccaagtcatgCCAGTTGTTGATCtataagggagggaggtgttcgagccaggctcacgccgagtctgacaggaacaaggggaggttgcggatgatgagcaggtcatcatccacgccacctagctgacaagccaggcggtaattggccagccatagctcggggttggtctcgccgctgtactttgagAGGTTGGCTGGTTACCGAAACTGGGCCGGGAAGTGGGCGCCGtagatggccttgctgaagactcaaGGGCCAAGTGGctaggagaaggactgtggtccttcccactgtcgtagcgattgcctcggtgcgggtggtagcctcgggcgggcccatcattgtcgtggcgccgtcgcctgctaaccacatcgtggtcgccttgcgcctcgcatcggtcgctgaggcggtcgtgcaccgagggggccttgttggctgtcggtgcccgagcgggctcgAGATGAACCAAGGCCTCTCTACCCTGCCAAGATGGTGCCACAGGCAGTTCTGAGGCGCCCCCATGCCGTCGAGAGgtagaactttcggcctgctgcaccacggCGGTCTCAAGTAGGTCTCGGAGCTTGTcatggacccgtcgcccctccgaggtagagggctcgggcattgtctggagtagcatcgccgctgccgcgacattctagctagcacgattgaagatagggggttgctcgccccctccgtcgtcgttgatgtggtggttgacgtcgcgagccctccatCGGGCTACTCTGCCATCAGtgcgaccccgctgctcttgctcgagagcgtctcggagctgctgcagaaggagttagtcttgttcgaccttggcctaaagctcacggagctgctccaggtctaggcgttgaagttcctcgggggcgaggttctcgttccgcgctgccgggggctcgatgcgtggaggtgtggGGTTGGCTGCCCCCTCGCGAGGTGGGAAGCGACtgcctgccccttcgtcctcatcgctcaCACTCGACATCCCAAGCTTGACGttgaagcactcatgagtggggtcgtaagtgccttcgtcatcagagttagagtagccgaagcagtagtcgctcacggccatgaagcggcgcatggctttaagATCATGAAGCCCGGAGAAGTCTGCtccagcccatgcctcgtcctcctccgaggagttagCATGGGTGTGGGTCGGGGTTGTGGTGATGAGGTCAAGGGCAAAACATTGGTAGGCGGTGGCGGCATtgcccaacccgaaggggtacggggacggTGTTGTCGCCGGGCTCTGCTCCGCCAGAGTCGACTCCTCAAGAGgtagcggggcagagcttgatgatggggcgtcgctgcgcgccaccggcgtctttcctttgcccaggcttaagctagacaggtccctagccaaggactctgtaccaacagccagGTATGGGATACTGGCAGAGCAtggtgcgtcgccctgagctcgcTCGGTGTCGGGGTGGCCCTGTCCgcgccgtgcctggcgagcgcgacgagagcggtggcccgggcgccgcctgcgcctaggctgctggtgcgtgatgtcgtcgttggtcgatggggctctgggtgagaggagtatcatatcgtactcatgtcctagagacatgaactctaggctcccaaaccggATCATCATGCCAggacgcagtggtcgcacggggtctaccattcggaacttgttgggatgactaagctaaCACGCAGTAATGctcctacctggcatgccaactgtcggtgttttggtcccgaggggtcctcaaccgactagtgaaagtgtgctgtgtgcccctaatcccggatggtgatgcaaagagacacaaggtttatactggttcaggcaataggtgccctacgtct encodes:
- the LOC136474532 gene encoding L10-interacting MYB domain-containing protein-like — translated: MPEIVWNVENLRILCGLMAEQVEKGNRPNTFLNSVGYAEVEKGFKDWTGIVLTKNQIKNKWDKLKEDFKAWKKLTMGQTGIGWNNGTINMDDEWWNKAKAISSIPGYGKFKKQPLQNEEELAICFQGIMNVGSDHWNPCGNTPTVAVDDVYAVSRHASNTSTNEASFVTMDTFRDSLATSIALAWN
- the LOC136475449 gene encoding uncharacterized protein, whose product is MSSSESGDSSDDDDQFFSLIQGGANLAKAYVSLYMDKAPPRISQLSGMGWVTETLNTPGECHRMFRMNERIFLDLHDKLTTRYGLQPSKFINTYESLAIFLFICGGCETNRKGQNRFKHSGETISKKFHEVLDCVIAMAKDYIRPIDPNFRSVHKRIRNDKRAWPHFKDCIGALDGTHILVSLSPEEQVRYIGKSRVPTQNVLAICDFDMCFTYVSAGQPGAYHDTSVLYHAMEVDKQAFPHPPEDKYYAVDAGYPNRLGYLSPYKGERYHLPEWHRDEMANSL